From the Paenibacillus tianjinensis genome, the window CCCACCAGCCAGTGTTCAGGGGAGTAATAGTCACTCCATCATCGCCATACGTGTGCAGTATTTTACCGTCACCCATATAAATCGCAACATGGTGAACCGGAGAATAGAAAAATACAAGGTCACCTGGCTGAAGCTCATTTCTAGATACATAGGTTCCAACCGTCGATTGCTGTTTAGAAGAACGGGGGAGAGAGATTTCATTGTGTTCAAAAACAAATTGCGTAAATGAAGAGCAATCAAAAGAACTGGTAATCCCTGATTCAGCCCCATACTCATAACGAACTCCCTGATACTTCAATCCCGTTGCAATAATTTTATCGGCAATGCTGGAAGAGACGGAGTTCGCAGGCGTTGTACTTGTTGCCGCGTAGGCAGTACTGCTGTTCCCGGTAATTCCGGTTCCGGCAGCCAGTAAGGCTGCTCCTAAGCTGACTCCGATCGTAAAGTTCCGGAAACGTCTTTTGCTATGAGTTGTGTTCATGTATGTTACCTCCTGTTGTTACAGTCTGGTCGATCACCTGAATCAACCCTAACATATATTTTCTTAACATAAATTGCTAATGACCGGATTATCTCTGTGTCCGTAAGGGTTGTATGACGTTTATTAAAATAAGATTACAATCTTGTCATATGTTTTTATTGACATGTAACGGCTGCTTAGAAGTTCCCTTGTTTGTGCCGGGTAAATCTTAATGCAATCTTAACGCCAGGGTCAAAGTTGTAATACTACGCTGATTTGGTGCATGCTATACTAGCTAACAGCAACTCTATTGTCAGAAAGGGGTTTGACATGGCACCTCACCGAACCGGAGCTGCTGTCCTGCTGGAGCAGACCCCAGGGAACACGGCAGAGAAAAAACGCGGCAAGCTAAAAATATTTTTTGGATATGCAGAAGGGGTCGGAAAGACCAGCGCCATGCTCTATGCCGCTCTTGAGGAGCAGAAGGAAGGCGTGGACGTCGTAGCCGGCTACATTGAGACGCATCACCGTCCGGAAACAGCGGCTCTTGCCGATGACCTGGAACAGCTGCCATCGCTGGAGCTTCCTTCCAAAACAGCCGCAATCCGCGAATTTGACCTCGATCTTGCCATCCGGAGACGGCCTGACCTGATTCTGCTGGATGAGCTGGCTCATCACAATGCGTCCGGCTGCCGGCACAAAAAAAGATACCAGGATGTCGAGGAACTGCTGCGGTCGGGAATTAACGTATATACAACAATTAATGTCCAGCATATAGAAAGCCTGCATGATGTAGTTTCGGCAATTACCGGCAACTCCGTAACCGAGCGTATACCGGATAGTGTATTTGACAGTGCCGATCAAATTGAACTGGTCGACATTCCACCCGATGATCTGATCGAACGTCTGAGCAAAGGAAAGCTATACCCTGGGGAGCAGGGGGAAATGGCAGCCGGATCGTCTATATTTGTCAAAACGAAGCTAATCGCTTTACGGGAAATCGCTTTACGTTATACCGCAGATCAGCTGAATCGTATCGCTCAGCGATACAGTGAAAGGGCGAATAAGAATACTTATAACACAGCAGATCATATTCTAGTCTGTCTGTCTTCCGCTGCCTCAAGTAAAAAGGTAATCCGCACAGCAGCTAGGATGGCTGAAGCTTTCCGCGGATCTTTTACGGCACTCTATGTAGAAACGCCAAAAACCAAAGACCTCACACCCAAAAGCAAGGCGGAGCTCAGAGAAAATCTGCGGCTCGCCGAACAGCTTGGTGCGCAGCTTGCCACGGTATATGGTGAAGATGTCTCTGGTCAGATTGCGGAATATGCCAAATCAAGCCGGGTCACCAAGATTGTGATCGGCCGTTCCCAGAGCAGTAAAAAAAGATGGCTCACTAAAACCAGTCTGGTAGAAAAGCTGACTGCGCTGGCACCGAATATTGATATACACATTATTCCGGATACCCAACCGGCTCCCTATAACAGATTTCCGGCCTATGTGAAGCCGCGCCTCTCACTGGCAGACACCTTGAAGACGATCGGGATTCTGACGGTTTGCACCTTAATCGGACTGTGGTTTCAATTTCTAGGATTCCGGGAAGCGAATATCATCACGGTGTACATTTTGGGAGTTCTGCTGAATGCTATGGTTACCAGCGGCAGGCTTTACAGTGCGATAACTTCGATCTTAAGCGTGCTTGTCTTCAACTTTTTCTTCACTAAGCCGTATTTCTCTTTAGAAGCGCATGATTCCGGGTATCCGGTTACCTTTCTGGTCATGCTGCTGGCTTCTATTATAAGCAGTACTCTTACCATGCGGATCAAGGAACAGGCGCGCCAATCTGCGCAAAAAGCGTACCGGACTGAAGTACTCTTAGAGACAAGCCGTAAGCTGCAGCAGGCGGAGGGTGCCCCGGCGATCGTCAATGAAACTGCAATCCAAATGGTGAAGCTGCTGGACCGGACGGTCATATTCTACCCCGTGGAGCAGGACAACTTAGCCGAGCCGCTTATTTTTCCAAAGGTAGAATCAGCGGTAAATCTCCGGGCATATACCGGTGTGAACGAATGGGCTGTTGCAGATTGGGTGTACAAGAACAATAAGCGTGCCGGAGCAACCACGGATACCTTTTCGGCTGCCAGTTGTCTGTACCATGCCGTCCGTGGCGGGGATACCGTATTCGCAGTAGCTGCCATTGTGATGGACCAGGAAGAGCCATTGGAAATTTTCGAGAAAAGCCTTATGATTGCCATGCTCGGAGAATGTGCGCTAGCACTGGAGAAAGAGTTGCTGAATGAGCGGCAAAAGGAAATCTCGCTGCAAATCCAGCAGGAACAGCTGCGCGCCAATCTGCTGCGGGGGATCTCCCATGATCTGCGTACGCCGCTTACCAGTATTTCCGGTAATGCCGGAATTCTTATGGGAAACTCTATGGTGTTGAGCGAGGAACAGAAAACAGGCTTGTACACGGATATATATGACGACTCCATGTGGCTGATCAACCTGGTGGAGAATTTACTGTCCATTACGCGGATTGACAATGGCAGCTTAAATCTGGATTTTCAGGCGGAGCTGCTGGAAGAGGTTATTGCTGAAGCGCTGATGCATGTTAACCGCAACAGTGTAGAGCACACTATTCAAACGATGCTGGAAGATGAGCTGCTAATGGCCAAAATGGATTCCCGGCTGATTGTTCAGGTTCTCATTAATTTAGTGGACAACGCAATCAAATATACTCAAGCCGGTTCGAAAATCATTGTGTCGGCGAGACGCGAACAACAACGGGTAAGGGTCGAAATATCCGATAACGGCCCCGGGATATCTGAGGAAGCCAAGAGCAAGCTGTTTGATATGTTTTATACGGCAGACAATCAACGCGGAGACAGCCGCCGCGGCTTGGGGCTGGGGCTGTCACTGTGCAAATCGATAGTGCATGCTCATGGAGGTACAATTGAAGTAAAGAATAATGTTCCGCAGGGCACGGTGTTCAGCTTCACCCTGCAGGCTGAGGAGGTGAATGTTCATGAATAAACCATTGATTCTTGTTGTAGAGGATGACAAGCCGATCCGCAAGCTGATTACGACCACGCTGGAGACACAAGGCTACAAATATCATACAGCTGAGACCGGCGAAGCATCGATCTTAGAGGCGGTGTCCCATCAGCCGGATATAATGATTCTGGATTTGGGGCTGCCGGATATGGATGGTGTGGACATTATCAAAAAAGTCCGGTCCTGGTCGAATATTCCCATTATTGTTGTCAGCGCACGCAGCGAGGACCGTGACAAAATTGATGCACTGGATGCAGGTGCAGATGATTATCTGACAAAACCGTTCAGTGTGGAGGAGCTGCTGGCCCGGCTGCGGGTCAGTCTGCGGCGTATCCGCTATGACAGTGACAAGCTGCAGAAGGATGCGTCGGTTTTTACCAACGGGAATTTAAAAATCGATTATGCCGCAGGCTGCGTATGGATGGAACAGGAAGAAATCCACCTGACCCCGATTGAATATAAGCTGCTGTGTCTGCTGGCCAAGAACGCAGGCAAAGTATTGACGCATAATTATATCCTGAAGGAAATCTGGGGCAGTCACACCTATGATATCCCTGCCCTGCGTGTATTTATGGCGACTCTGCGCAAAAAAATCGAAAAATCACCTTCGCAGTCTAAGATCATCCAGACCCACATCGGAGTCGGCTACAGGATGCTGCAGGCAGGAGAAGATAGCAGAGTTATCTGATTTTTTCAAAATTAATATCAATATGAGATGAGCCATGTTCTTCCGGGAGCATGGTTTTTTTGCTGTTGCTTCATCTCTTAATGCAATCTATATTCCCTCGCGGTAACCCTAATCCAGTACTAACGGCCAGAGTGGTACGCTGAACAGGAAGAATATTGCACAGCAGAAGGGGTCTTATTGATGAATGAATGGCTGCAAAATATCGGTCTATTCTCCGTGGTACTGTTACTGCTCTATACCATTAAGAAAGGTTATGATCAATACGACTTAAAAGGGATAGGTGATTATGAGGATGTTGAAGTCACGAGGCAGGCTGAAGAAGTTGTCCAGAGTCTACACTCAGACAAATCTTAATGCAATCTTAATTCTGTCAGACTAACCCTAACCCTGAACTAATGGCAGTAGTGTTAAGCTGAATTCAGAAATTAGAGATGCTAAAGAGACAGATCATCCTGGAGAGGAGTGGTGAGGACGATGATGGACGTGTATATGGTAGCAGCGCTCGCTGCAATATTCGGAGTGTTCTACGCGTTTGCACAGTGGTGCGGGCATGTGGCTGAGGATAAGGGAGGGACAGAATCATGACAGTGGTGTTAACAGTAACCCTCCTGTTGTTTCTGTATCTGGTGTACGCCTTGATTCATCCGGAGAAATTCTAAATAACTAGAGCAATATATTAAGGAGGGTCATCTGTGGGCATTGTGCAAATTATCGTAGTCATTGCTATACTGCTGCTGCTGGTAAAACCGGCAGGTACTTATTTATATCATGTATTCTCAAATGAACCGAATAAGACAGACCGCATTTTCGGCGGTGTTGAACGCGGGATCTTCAAATTAAGCGGTCTTCATAAACGTGAAGGAATGTCATGGAAGACCTATGCGTTGAGCTTTTTGTCGACCAACATTGTACTGGTTGCCTTCGGGTATATCGTTCTCCGCTTACAGGCCGGCCTGCCGCTCAATCCAAACGGGATAACCGGAATGGAACAGACGCTTACTTTTAACACGGTGATCAGCTTTATTACTAACACCAATCTTCAGCATTACAGCGGGGAGACAGGACTTTCTTATTTCTCGCAAATGGCTGTGATAACCATGCTGATGTTTACTTCTGCGGCCAGCGGTTTTTCCGTAGCAGTCGCTTTTGTAAGAGGGATAACCGGCAGGGCGTCACTGGGAAACTTCTTTGAAGACTTCGTTAAGGCACACACCCGTGTATTTCTGCCGCTTGCACTGCTTATTACCCTGGTGCTGGTTGGATTGCAGGTTCCGCAAACCTTGAAGCCTTCGATTCAGTTAACAACGTTAGAAGGTCAAGTACAGCAGATTGCTACGGGTCCGGTTGCTTCCCTGGAATCGATCAAACATCTGGGCACGAACGGCGGCGGCTTCTTCGGAGCCAACTCGGCGCATCCGTTCGAGAATCCATCACCGCTCACCAATGTGATTGAAATCCTGTCAATGTGGACGCTGCCGGCAGCTCTTCCCTATATGTACGGTCTGTTCGCCAAGAATAAACGGCAGGGCTGGGGAATCTTCGCCGCCATGATGACCTTGTTCGTGCTTCTGCTGTCACTTAACTATTATGCGGAGAGCAGCGGGAATCCGGCGATAAACAGCATGGGCATCGATGCTTCACAGGGCAGCATGGAGGGGAAAGAGGTGCGCTTCGGGATACCGCAATCCTCCTTGTTCACGACAGTAACGACTGCGGCCACGACAGGCAGCGTCAATAATATGCATGATACACAGACACCGCTCGGCAGTATAACTCCGCTGGCACTGATGATGTTAAATAATGTTTTCGGAGGCAAAGGGGTCGGCTTAGTGAACATGCTGATGTACGCCATCCTAGCCGTCTTCCTCTGCGGACTGATGGTCGGCAGGACACCGGAGTTTCTCGGCCGCAAAATTGAAGCCCGGGAGATGAAGCTGATTGCAGTTGCCATTTTGATCCATCCGCTGATTATACTGGTTCCTACAGCAGCCTCATTCCTGACGGATTTGGGTCAAGGTGCTATAAGCAATTCAGGATACCACGGCCTGACACAAGTCCTGTACGAATACGTCTCTGCTGCAGCGAATAACGGTTCTGGCTTTGAGGGGCTTGCGGATAATAACACCTTCTGGAATATGATGACCGGAGTGGTTATGCTGCTCGGACGGTATGTTTCCATCATCGCTCTGCTGGCAGTTGCAGGTTCGCTCCTCCGCAAGCAGCCTGTTCCTGAGACGATCGGTACCTTCCGCACAGACAACGGCCTGTTCACCGGTATTCTTATCGCTACGGTGCTGATTATTGGTGCACTGACATTCCTGCCGGTTGTTGTACTTGGTCCGATTGCCGAACATTTGACTCTACGCTAGGGAGAGGAAGAACAGAAATGAGTACTGTACAGAAAAAGAAGCTGTTGAGTGGTCCCATGATCCGAAATGCGGTCAAAGACAGCTTTGTGAAGCTGAATCCGGTGACCCTAATGAAGAATCCGGTCATGTTCGTGGTTGAAGTGGGTACGTTTATTGTTTTAATGATGGTGCTGCTTCCCGGTTACTTTCATGCCTCGGAAGCTCTCGGGTTCAATATTACGGTCTTCGTCATCCTGCTGGTCACTGTATTATTCGCCAACTTTGCAGAAGCACTGGCAGAAGGGCGCGGCAAAGCGCAGGCGGATTCCCTTAAGAAGACGAAACAGGATATCTCCGCGAACAAGGTGACTGGAGGTTCGATAAAAATCGTAGCTTCTTCCGAGCTGCGCAAAGGAGATATCGTCGTAGTCAGCCAAGGTGAACTGATTCCCGGCGACGGTGAAGTCATCGAAGGTTTGGCCTCAGTGGATGAATCCGCGATTACAGGCGAGTCGGCTCCTGTCATTAAGGAAGCGGGCGGAGACTTCAACTCGGTTACCGGCGGTACGAGAGTGGTGAGTGATGAGATTAAGGTGCGGATTACCAGTGATCCCGGCGAGTCCTTCC encodes:
- a CDS encoding sensor histidine kinase encodes the protein MAPHRTGAAVLLEQTPGNTAEKKRGKLKIFFGYAEGVGKTSAMLYAALEEQKEGVDVVAGYIETHHRPETAALADDLEQLPSLELPSKTAAIREFDLDLAIRRRPDLILLDELAHHNASGCRHKKRYQDVEELLRSGINVYTTINVQHIESLHDVVSAITGNSVTERIPDSVFDSADQIELVDIPPDDLIERLSKGKLYPGEQGEMAAGSSIFVKTKLIALREIALRYTADQLNRIAQRYSERANKNTYNTADHILVCLSSAASSKKVIRTAARMAEAFRGSFTALYVETPKTKDLTPKSKAELRENLRLAEQLGAQLATVYGEDVSGQIAEYAKSSRVTKIVIGRSQSSKKRWLTKTSLVEKLTALAPNIDIHIIPDTQPAPYNRFPAYVKPRLSLADTLKTIGILTVCTLIGLWFQFLGFREANIITVYILGVLLNAMVTSGRLYSAITSILSVLVFNFFFTKPYFSLEAHDSGYPVTFLVMLLASIISSTLTMRIKEQARQSAQKAYRTEVLLETSRKLQQAEGAPAIVNETAIQMVKLLDRTVIFYPVEQDNLAEPLIFPKVESAVNLRAYTGVNEWAVADWVYKNNKRAGATTDTFSAASCLYHAVRGGDTVFAVAAIVMDQEEPLEIFEKSLMIAMLGECALALEKELLNERQKEISLQIQQEQLRANLLRGISHDLRTPLTSISGNAGILMGNSMVLSEEQKTGLYTDIYDDSMWLINLVENLLSITRIDNGSLNLDFQAELLEEVIAEALMHVNRNSVEHTIQTMLEDELLMAKMDSRLIVQVLINLVDNAIKYTQAGSKIIVSARREQQRVRVEISDNGPGISEEAKSKLFDMFYTADNQRGDSRRGLGLGLSLCKSIVHAHGGTIEVKNNVPQGTVFSFTLQAEEVNVHE
- a CDS encoding response regulator, which translates into the protein MNKPLILVVEDDKPIRKLITTTLETQGYKYHTAETGEASILEAVSHQPDIMILDLGLPDMDGVDIIKKVRSWSNIPIIVVSARSEDRDKIDALDAGADDYLTKPFSVEELLARLRVSLRRIRYDSDKLQKDASVFTNGNLKIDYAAGCVWMEQEEIHLTPIEYKLLCLLAKNAGKVLTHNYILKEIWGSHTYDIPALRVFMATLRKKIEKSPSQSKIIQTHIGVGYRMLQAGEDSRVI
- the kdpF gene encoding K(+)-transporting ATPase subunit F, with translation MTVVLTVTLLLFLYLVYALIHPEKF
- the kdpA gene encoding potassium-transporting ATPase subunit KdpA, which codes for MGIVQIIVVIAILLLLVKPAGTYLYHVFSNEPNKTDRIFGGVERGIFKLSGLHKREGMSWKTYALSFLSTNIVLVAFGYIVLRLQAGLPLNPNGITGMEQTLTFNTVISFITNTNLQHYSGETGLSYFSQMAVITMLMFTSAASGFSVAVAFVRGITGRASLGNFFEDFVKAHTRVFLPLALLITLVLVGLQVPQTLKPSIQLTTLEGQVQQIATGPVASLESIKHLGTNGGGFFGANSAHPFENPSPLTNVIEILSMWTLPAALPYMYGLFAKNKRQGWGIFAAMMTLFVLLLSLNYYAESSGNPAINSMGIDASQGSMEGKEVRFGIPQSSLFTTVTTAATTGSVNNMHDTQTPLGSITPLALMMLNNVFGGKGVGLVNMLMYAILAVFLCGLMVGRTPEFLGRKIEAREMKLIAVAILIHPLIILVPTAASFLTDLGQGAISNSGYHGLTQVLYEYVSAAANNGSGFEGLADNNTFWNMMTGVVMLLGRYVSIIALLAVAGSLLRKQPVPETIGTFRTDNGLFTGILIATVLIIGALTFLPVVVLGPIAEHLTLR